In Prunus dulcis chromosome 2, ALMONDv2, whole genome shotgun sequence, a single genomic region encodes these proteins:
- the LOC117619048 gene encoding cyclic dof factor 1-like — protein sequence MSAVRDPAVKLFGRNILVQERQIPDMSVHNSNEECWVADMPKADMGECREMDPSVKVSCMQDQFFELDKVSENSHHGQILENEGEVDCNPEEDCIASDTDDGKEKASTKPDKVLPCPRCNSLKTKFCYFNNYSVYQPRHFCKSCRRYWTAGGTIRNLPLGTRRHMNKHSSSQYHQVVGEPSAVPITQGDTLNFVGQQHLSPVQLPASPKPVNGMREVLNSCTDTVLVESIATALNHKDQKRSSKDGSTAAGDNSEEPSSSSSSLTATTSQQNACLGKEMEQVDLPRYGNDYNLTYTEQYFPVPQWAENPSWGMVMFGPHSNNPNPSHMDSLPMVTVPGFCIPSFIFPIAPSSYQGYMPSLDARKWNAPLVGSDGSLSPSSSNGNSRCSGNSSPRSGKYSRDANVQAGIKTKQCLWVPKTLRIDDPDEAAKSSIWSTLCIKPDKNAPILRGGIFKAFQKKSDTKSQTPNADRVLQANPAADSHSQLFQVTM from the exons ATGTCTGCAGTGAGAGATCCAGCCGTTAAGCTCTTCGGGAGGAATATTCTGGTGCAGGAACGCCAGATTCCGGATATGTCCGTACATAATTCCAACGAAGAATGTTGGGTTGCAGATATGCCCAAAGCTGACATG ggTGAGTGTAGAGAAATGGACCCTTCTGTGAAAGTATCCTGCATGCAAGATCAATTTTTCGAACTAGATAAAGTCAGTGAAAACAGTCACCATGGTCAAATCTTGGAGAATGAGGGTGAAGTTGATTGTAATCCAGAAGAAGACTGCATTGCAAGTGATACTGATGATGGCAAAGAAAAGGCTTCCACAAAGCCAGACAAGGTTCTTCCTTGCCCTCGCTGCAACAGtttaaaaacaaagttttgctattttaataattatagtGTATACCAACCGAGGCACTTTTGCAAGAGCTGCCGAAGATATTGGACAGCCGGGGGAACAATAAGAAATCTTCCTTTAGGGACTAGGCGGCACATGAATAAGCATTCATCTTCACAGTATCATCAAGTTGTGGGCGAACCGAGTGCAGTACCAATCACCCAAGGAGACACCCTTAACTTTGTTGGCCAACAGCATCTATCGCCTGTTCAACTTCctgcctctccaaaacctgTCAATGGGATGAGGGAAGTCTTAAATTCTTGCACAGATACAGTTTTAGTTGAATCTATAGCGACTGCGCTTAATCATAAAGACCAGAAGAGAAGTTCTAAAGATGGCTCTACAGCCGCTGGAGATAATAGTGAGGAGCCCTCATCATCCAGCTCTTCCTTGACAGCCACTACTTCACAGCAAAATGCATGCCTGGGAAAAGAAATGGAGCAGGTTGATCTGCCAAGATATGGAAACGATTATAATCTTACATATACTGAGCAATATTTTCCTGTTCCACAATGGGCTGAGAACCCAAGTTGGGGCATGGTGATGTTTGGACCTCATAGCAATAATCCTAATCCTTCTCATATGGATTCTCTGCCTATGGTTACAGTTCCGGGTTTTTGTATTCCCAGTTTCATTTTCCCAATTGCACCTTCCTCATACCAGGGTTACATGCCAAGCTTGGATGCTAGAAAATGGAATGCTCCATTGGTTGGATCTGATGGCAGCTTGTCACCTTCATCTTCCAATGGCAACAGCAGATGTTCAGGCAATAGCTCGCCAAGATCGGGAAAATATTCTAGAGATGCAAATGTACAGGCaggaataaaaacaaaacagtgCCTTTGGGTACCCAAGACATTGAGAATTGATGACCCAGATGAGGCTGCAAAGAGTTCTATATGGTCTACCTTGTGTATCAAACCTGATAAGAATGCACCTATACTTAGAGGTGGTATTTTTAAAGCTTTCCAAAAGAAATCAGACACtaaatcccaaacaccaaatgCTGATCGAGTTTTACAAGCAAACCCAGCAGCTGACTCACACTCTCAATTGTTCCAGGTGACCATGTAA
- the LOC117619760 gene encoding probable inactive leucine-rich repeat receptor-like protein kinase At3g03770 has protein sequence MVLMAKLVCHSYLLLLIIVSLSLHPSSQLQQHTQSQTLLKIQQLLNYPSALNSFSHSHRSNTRDFCKIEPTPSLTLSCYEGNITQLHIIGNNGFPPLPHDFSADYFFATLVGLPGLKVLSLVSLGLWGPMPASIGNLSSLEILNVSTNYLNGTVPLQLSYLRNLQTLILDHNKFTGQVPGWLSSLPVLAVLSLKNNMLNGSLPYSLASLQTLRVLCLSSNFLSGEVPDLRNLTNLQVLDLEDNYFGPHFPSMPSKLVTLVLRKNKFRLGIQTALGSCYQLQKLDISLNGFVGPFLSSWLSLPSIKYLDIAGNKLTGLLFENMTCNSELAFVNLSSNLLSGYLPTCLKKDSKSRVVLYSGNCLANEDQKQHPSYLCHNEALAVRIPPPSEEKHRRTYGKQVVASSAVGGIVGAIAVVGLAFMAAKKFYSEHTTKTPQTRLITDTVSAVNTAKLLSDAKYISDTMKLGASLPAYRTFALEELQEATHNFDDSTLLGEGSHGQIYRGKLPDGTFVAIKGLKMRKRQSPQVYTHLLEQISKLRHSHLVSALGHCLECHPDDSGVSRIFLIFEFVPNGTLRGCISDGPPGRKLTWPQRIIAAIGVAKGIQFLHTGIVPGVKSNNLRIKNVLLDHNLHVKISSYNLPLLAESRGMMGTTVSSPAPKGSVQARASHECKNDVYDIGVILLEIILGRPIMFQNEVGVLKDLLQVSLMTDDTGRRSIVDPAVHKECSDESLKTMMEICVRCLSKEPTDRPSVDDILWNLQFAAQVQDLVREDYLSHQGSPFSSSQQV, from the exons atGGTTCTAATGGCAAAGCTAGTTTGCCATTCATATCTTCTTCTGCTCATCATagtttccctctctctccatccTTCAAGCCAGCTACAACAACACACTCAGTCACAAACCCTTCTGAAGATCCAGCAGCTTCTCAACTACCCATCAGCTTTAAACAGCTTCAGCCATAGCCATAGAAGCAACACCAGAGACTTCTGCAAAATTGAACCAACTCCATCTTTGACTCTATCCTGTTATGAAGGCAATATAACCCAGCTGCACATTATTGGCAACAATGGGTTTCCTCCACTGCCTCATGATTTCTCAGCAGACTATTTCTTTGCCACTCTTGTTGGCTTACCAGGCTTGAAAGTGCTTTCACTGGTTTCTCTTGGTTTATGGGGCCCAATGCCTGCAAGTATTGGGAATTTGTCTTCACTGGAGATTCTTAATGTAAGCACAAATTACTTAAATGGTACAGTTCCTCTCCAACTTTCATATCTGAGGAACCTTCAGACTCTCATACTTGACCATAACAAGTTCACTGGTCAAGTTCCAGGTTGGCTGAGTTCACTTCCAGTCTTGGCCGTTCTCAGTTTGAAAAACAATATGCTTAATGGGTCTTTGCCATATTCTTTGGCATCTTTACAAACTCTCAGAGTTCTCTGCCTATCAAGTAACTTCTTGTCAGGGGAAGTGCCTGATCTCAGAAACTTGACAAACTTGCAAGTTCTTGATTTGGAAGACAACTATTTTGGGCCTCATTTTCCAAGTATGCCTTCCAAGTTGGTCACCCTTGTGCTAAGAAAGAACAAGTTTCGCTTGGGAATCCAGACTGCATTAGGCTCCTGCTATCAGCTCCAGAAGCTGGACATTTCATTGAATGGATTTGTGGGGCCATTTTTGTCATCATGGTTGTCACTGCCTTCCATTAAATATCTTGACATTGCTGGAAATAAACTCACTGGACTTCTCTTTGAGAACATGACTTGCAATTCTGAGCTTGCTTTTGTCAATTTATCCTCAAATCTTTTGTCAGGGTATTTGCCCACTTGTCTGAAAAAGGATTCTAAGAGCAGGGTTGTTCTGTATTCTGGGAATTGTTTAGCAAATGAAGATCAGAAGCAGCACCCTTCTTACTTGTGCCACAATGAAGCTCTGGCTGTGCGAATACCACCTCCAAGTGAGGAAAAGCATAGGAGAACTTATGGTAAACAAGTTGTTGCATCAAGTGCAGTGGGAGGTATTGTGGGTGCAATTGCTGTTGTTGGTTTAGCTTTCATGGCTGCTAAGAAGTTTTATAGTGAGCACACTACTAAAACTCCCCAAACAAGGTTAATTACAGATACAGTCTCAGCTGTGAACACAGCTAAGCTACTCTCTGATGCAA AATATATATCAGACACAATGAAGCTGGGAGCTAGCCTTCCTGCTTATAGAACTTTTGCTTTGGAGGAGCTCCAGGAAGCCACCCATAACTTTGATGATTCAACATTACTAGGTGAAGGTTCACATGGACAG ATATATAGAGGGAAGCTTCCTGATGGAACCTTTGTTGCTATAAAAGGCTTGAAAATGAGAAAGAGGCAGAGTCCACAGGTCTACACACACCTCCTTGAGCAGATTTCAAAACTGAGACATAGCCATTTGGTTAGCGCTCTTGGACATTGCTTGGAGTGCCATCCAGATGATTCAGGCGTCAGTAGAATATTTCTTATATTTGAGTTTGTTCCAAATGGAACGCTCAGAGGCTGCATCTCTG ATGGACCTCCAGGACGGAAGCTTACCTGGCCGCAGAGAATAATAGCTGCAATTGGAGTTGCAAAGGGTATTCAGTTTCTGCATACAGGGATTGTTCCTGGTGTTAAATCAAATAATCTGAGGATAAAAAATGTCTTATTGGATCACAATCTTCATGTAAAAATAAGCAGCTATAACCTACCTCTTTTGGCTGAAAGCAGGGGAATG ATGGGCACCACAGTTTCTTCTCCGGCACCAAAAGGAAGTGTTCAAGCTAG GGCAAGCCATGAGTGTAAGAATGATGTTTATGATATTGGAGTCATCTTGCTGGAAATCATTTTGGGGAGGCCTATCATGTTCCAAAATGAAGTCGGTGTTTTGAAAGACCTT TTACAAGTAAGTTTAATGACTGATGACACGGGTCGAAGGAGCATTGTTGATCCAGCAGTGCACAAGGAGTGCTCCGATGAATCATTGAAGACAATGATGGAGATATGTGTGAGGTGTCTGTCCAAAGAGCCAACTGATAGGCCCTCCGTTGACGACATTCTGTGGAATTTGCAGTTTGCAGCACAAGTTCAGGATTTAGTGAGAGAAGACTATCTGAGTCATCAAGGCTCACCATTTTCCTCATCCCAACAAGTCTGA